The following proteins are encoded in a genomic region of Saccharopolyspora antimicrobica:
- a CDS encoding DUF3263 domain-containing protein, which produces MNDTDHAILAFELEHWQYQGNKERVIQERFGFSPNRYYQRLNRLLDEPEALKQQPALVKRLLDRRDERAARRRAPRES; this is translated from the coding sequence ATGAACGACACCGATCACGCGATCCTCGCCTTCGAGCTCGAGCACTGGCAGTACCAGGGCAACAAGGAACGCGTCATCCAGGAGCGCTTCGGCTTCTCCCCGAACCGCTACTACCAGCGGCTGAACCGCCTGCTGGACGAACCCGAGGCCCTGAAGCAGCAGCCGGCCCTGGTCAAACGCCTGCTGGACCGCCGCGACGAACGCGCCGCCCGACGCCGCGCCCCGCGCGAATCCTGA
- a CDS encoding peptidoglycan recognition protein family protein has translation MALPLVWLADALRAVGLAVVETDGWRERTASSGPQPAPVGVLEHHTATPASYENPAPSVQLCIDGRPDLAGPLCHAVIGFDGTVHVIAAGRANHAGEAKESGPNPGGDGNTLYVGFEWDYQGVDQGPSPEQYSAALKATRAVLEHLGRPADAARGHKETSVTGKIDPGHVDMDRFRADLGNKDQEDQMNPEQDAILRRLEHELLGPRGPNGEIQGWHTEVGPRTIVAMLVDLVNTVIGKEQAPEIPPQTGAGDPEAIKKAFQALPPDQAAPLLAELVRIQQDRQLTPEQYAERAQQ, from the coding sequence TTGGCATTGCCCCTCGTCTGGCTGGCGGACGCGTTGCGCGCGGTCGGGCTGGCGGTGGTCGAAACCGATGGCTGGCGGGAGCGCACCGCCTCCTCGGGACCGCAGCCCGCGCCGGTCGGCGTGCTCGAGCACCACACCGCCACGCCCGCGTCTTATGAGAACCCAGCGCCCAGCGTCCAGCTGTGCATCGACGGCCGTCCGGACCTCGCCGGTCCGCTCTGCCACGCGGTGATCGGCTTCGACGGGACGGTGCACGTGATCGCGGCGGGCCGCGCGAACCACGCGGGCGAGGCGAAGGAGTCCGGCCCGAACCCGGGAGGTGACGGCAACACCCTCTACGTCGGCTTCGAGTGGGACTACCAGGGCGTCGACCAGGGGCCGAGCCCGGAGCAGTACTCGGCGGCGCTGAAGGCGACCCGCGCGGTGCTCGAGCACCTGGGCCGTCCGGCGGACGCCGCGCGCGGCCACAAGGAGACCAGCGTCACCGGCAAGATCGACCCCGGCCACGTGGACATGGACCGGTTCCGCGCCGACCTCGGGAACAAGGACCAGGAGGACCAGATGAACCCGGAACAGGACGCGATCCTGCGGCGGCTGGAGCACGAGCTGCTCGGCCCGCGCGGGCCGAACGGCGAGATCCAGGGCTGGCACACCGAGGTCGGGCCGCGCACCATCGTCGCGATGCTCGTCGACCTGGTGAACACCGTGATCGGCAAGGAGCAGGCGCCGGAGATCCCGCCGCAGACAGGCGCGGGCGACCCGGAGGCGATCAAGAAGGCGTTCCAGGCGCTGCCACCGGACCAGGCGGCACCGCTGCTGGCCGAGCTGGTCCGCATCCAGCAGGACCGCCAGCTCACCCCGGAGCAGTACGCCGAGCGCGCTCAGCAGTAG
- a CDS encoding mechanosensitive ion channel family protein: MDTLQTGLAQAWANIATFVPKLAMFLVVLLIGWLIAKAVSKAIQVAFVRLGFTRLLKRAGLADMAAKTQVDLGGLLIKVVYYFILLIFLQLALGAFGPNPVKDLIDQIVLFLPRVLVAIVLVLVAAAVGRVVGDLVRGALGGRPVGGVLAKITFGFIVALGVIAALNQMGIALTVTTPILITVLATIGGVIVVGVGGGLIGPMQQRLGKWLSGVEKQFSTPNGTKNGAEPTEQVAPNTGTSGL, encoded by the coding sequence GTGGATACCTTGCAAACGGGGTTGGCACAGGCGTGGGCCAACATCGCCACATTCGTTCCCAAGCTCGCCATGTTCCTGGTCGTCCTGCTCATCGGCTGGCTGATCGCGAAGGCGGTCTCGAAGGCAATCCAGGTGGCCTTCGTGCGGCTCGGCTTCACCCGGCTGCTCAAGCGCGCCGGGCTGGCCGACATGGCGGCCAAGACGCAGGTCGACCTCGGCGGACTGCTGATCAAGGTCGTCTACTACTTCATCCTGCTGATCTTCCTGCAGCTCGCGCTCGGCGCGTTCGGCCCCAACCCGGTCAAGGACCTGATCGACCAGATCGTCCTGTTCCTGCCGCGCGTGCTGGTCGCGATCGTGCTGGTGCTGGTGGCCGCCGCGGTGGGCCGCGTGGTCGGCGACCTGGTACGCGGCGCGCTCGGCGGCCGCCCGGTGGGCGGCGTGCTGGCCAAGATCACCTTCGGTTTCATCGTGGCCCTCGGCGTGATCGCCGCGCTGAACCAGATGGGCATCGCGCTCACCGTGACCACTCCGATCCTGATCACCGTGCTGGCCACCATCGGCGGCGTGATCGTGGTGGGCGTCGGCGGCGGCCTGATCGGGCCGATGCAGCAGCGATTGGGCAAGTGGCTGTCCGGCGTGGAGAAGCAGTTCAGCACGCCCAACGGCACCAAGAACGGCGCGGAGCCGACGGAACAGGTCGCCCCGAACACCGGAACCAGCGGGCTGTAG